The genomic DNA TTTCTCGGAATTTAACTTTTTAGCCTTCAATCGCTTTTCTCTTTGCGCTTTTGAAGGCTTTGTTTTATACCGTTTTTTAGGAATATAGAGGGCTTGTTCAATCCATTGAACTAGCCGCTCTGTTGCTATTTTTTTATTTTGAAGTTGTGTTCTGGTGTCACTTGCCGTGAGTTGAAGAACACCTTCTGCATTGATTTTAGAGCTTAATTTCTCCATAATCCGTTGCTTTT from Riemerella columbina includes the following:
- the arfB gene encoding alternative ribosome rescue aminoacyl-tRNA hydrolase ArfB, which produces MSDYASEFAYKTSRSSGAGGQNVNKVETAVTVMWCVADSAYFSEDQKQRIMEKLSSKINAEGVLQLTASDTRTQLQNKKIATERLVQWIEQALYIPKKRYKTKPSKAQREKRLKAKKLNSEKKQNRKYKY